The genomic DNA GTCACCGCCCTGAAGAACGAGCCGGGCGACGGATCCATCGCCATGAGCGGCTCGGTGTCGGTGGTCCGCCAGCTGCTGGCCGCCGGGCTGATCGACGAGCTGCACCTGCTGGTGCACCCGATCGCCGTCGGCAAGGGCATGCGGCTGTTCGACGACGGCGACCCGCTCCCGCTGGCGCTGCTCTCGTCGCAGACCTTCACGACGGGTGTGCTGAACCTGGTCTACGGGCCGGCCGAGCCACCCGCCGACGCCGGCTACGACGAGGCCAAGACCCACATCTGACATGCCCGCTCACACCCCGAAATGTGCACGGAAACGGACGGATTCCGTGCGCTCTCGTGCACATTTTGCCGCGTGGCGGGCATGGGAGTCAGATGCGAGGCCAGGTGCGCTGGTCGCGGCGGGCCTTGCGGGTGCGGTCGCCCAGCGCCCAGGCCCGGCGCCAACCCGAGGCGTCGGGGCCCGTGAGCGACGGGGTCTCGCCGGCGTGGGCGCGGCGGCGGGCCGACCACCAGTCGGTGGTGGCCTCGTCGGCCAGCTCGGCGACCGCCTGCTCGATGCGGGGCCCGAGGCGGCGGGCGTCGTCGTCGGGCGCCGGTTGCAGGGGCACCCCGAAGGTGACCTTGGTGGACGACGGCGACGGCAGCTTGCGGCCCTTCCGCAGGATGTGCCGGGTGCCGTGGATGTGCACGGGCACCACCGGCACCCCGGTGCGGGCCGACAGGTAGGCGGCGCCGCCCCGGAACGGCTGGCCCCAGCCGTCGGGTGAGCGGCCGCCTTCGGGGAAGATCAGCATCGACCAGCCGTCGTCGATCAACATCGCGGTCCGGTCGGCCGACGTGCGGCTGACCCGGCTGCGGTCGATCGGCACGGCCCCGATCACCAGGGCCGACAGGGCGCTGGTCACGGGGTTGCGGAAGAAGTAGTCGGCCGCGGCCCCCACGAACATCCGGTCGCGCCAGGGGTCGGGGATGCAGGTGAGCAGCACCGGCGTGTCGATGTGGCTGTGGTGGTTGGCGGCGAAGATGACCGGCTGGTCCTCGTCGTCACGGAGGGCCGCCAGCCGGTCGAGGCCGTGGACCTCGGGGGCGGCCAGCGCGGCGACACCGGCCCGCAGCAGGGTCTCGCGCAGCGCCATCCGGCCCACGCGGGCGGGCAGCCGGCGGGCCCAGTCGGTCTCGTAGCCCGGGCCCGAGCGCCGCTTGCGCTCCACCGGCTCGACGCCCAACGGCGTCGTCGG from Acidimicrobiales bacterium includes the following:
- a CDS encoding lysophospholipid acyltransferase family protein, which codes for MVKLPSAVKLPRLPFPYSAPTTPLGVEPVERKRRSGPGYETDWARRLPARVGRMALRETLLRAGVAALAAPEVHGLDRLAALRDDEDQPVIFAANHHSHIDTPVLLTCIPDPWRDRMFVGAAADYFFRNPVTSALSALVIGAVPIDRSRVSRTSADRTAMLIDDGWSMLIFPEGGRSPDGWGQPFRGGAAYLSARTGVPVVPVHIHGTRHILRKGRKLPSPSSTKVTFGVPLQPAPDDDARRLGPRIEQAVAELADEATTDWWSARRRAHAGETPSLTGPDASGWRRAWALGDRTRKARRDQRTWPRI